In a single window of the Gadus chalcogrammus isolate NIFS_2021 chromosome 20, NIFS_Gcha_1.0, whole genome shotgun sequence genome:
- the zeb2a gene encoding zinc finger E-box-binding homeobox 2a codes for MEVRRRTGSRACVWCLCLCVAVLNYENVVETGSETDEEDRLVLASEENRLANGGGGDGGGGGGGDGGGGGDGGGGGGAMGEEEEEEEEEVAGGSSPVAGVPAMEASPRVGHALLSYRGQEGPEGAEGRRDGRQSHHPWAMGEDMHGHLNGTDERQDEYHPLGPKGSLHAVGNGTGKGLEGVSELNDYFLKRKMEDSDEHPASIAEYLQRGDTAIIYPEAPEEVTRLGTPEAIGQDENENDLPGGTADDFAQLLTCPYCDRGYKRLTSLKEHIKYRHEKNEESVPCPLCSDTFTHRAQLERHMATHKPSRDQPQLMNEGAGNRKFKCTECGKAFKYKHHLKEHLRIHSGEKPYECSNCKKRFSHSGSYSSHISSKKCIGLIAINGRVRNGNSAKPGSSPNSTTSSPGSPALAQLRHKLENGRPLGPQDQQGQLDIKAEPMDFNDYRLLIASQHGFGGPGAYINGNGHGGGSPLGIHSSSQSPLQHLGGMGLDLPLLGYPGSLGNNLSEVQKVLQIVDNTVCRQKMDGNPEEITKLRAYMKELGAQMEEHKLALSARAGFPVVGQNSPTKSIIDYTLEKVNEAKSLIDDSKRQMDIKKEKPNHSMDFGGEEKSHDSQPQFLPFSCQFCKEAFPGPIPLHQHERYLCKMNEEIKAVLQPVENGPSNRRGSMASEQQAVLLSSTLSERGATSPINPFKDHVSVLKAYFAMNTEPNSEELLKISIAVGLPQEFVKEWFAQWKNQNNHNQRKRSPPPDRSGTEANHYLNRSPMSLVQQAMAHSADLHGGSNNGDALHRLSKANQFTANRHAGEKPLDPMDHLRSSTPSPLNLSSTSSKNSQSSSYTPNSLASEDNHGDAPLDLSLPKHMTNYNKRISTGEKRPRPNGYMIERNGDAHVKEQGTGPMDLAHIKKEFLGSDHNTGGNAGHQLEKSTSPIFGINPFTGGHIYTSLPPHGAFPPPSFMSQAQASIPGLRHYPGLDHMSFLPHMAYTYATGAASFAEMQQRRKYQRKPGLQGELMDSTADYLSGLEDLTDESLLSRKKMKKTESGKRPHQCQICKKAFKHKHHLIEHSRLHSGEKPYQCDKCGKRFSHSGSYSQHMNHRYSYCKREAEEREAAEREARDKGSLEPTELLMRRAYLQGLGPLGYSDPEDPQEEAAGTILRDGTEGGMRGRERDVAEAYKEVTDRREASFRGMEVGEEDEGDSRSLGTQMGSTRDDGEGKDTTHLMDESSREGKTDGKSDQEEAD; via the exons ATGGAGGTGCGGCGGAGGACGGGCAGCCGAGCG TGTGTCtggtgtttatgtttgtgcgtTGCAGTGCTGAACTATGAGAATGTGGTGGAGACGGGCTCGGAGACCGACGAGGAGGATAGGTTGGTGTTGGCCTCCGAGGAGAACCGCCTGGctaacggaggaggaggagacggaggaggaggaggaggaggagacggaggaggaggaggagacggaggaggcggtggcggtgcaatgggagaggaggaagaggaggaggaggaggaggtggcgggcGGCAGCAGCCCAGTGGCTGGCGTCCCCGCTATGGAGGCCTCGCCGCGGGTGGGCCACGCCCTGCTCTCCTACCGGGGCCAAGAGGGCCCCGAGGGGGCCGAGGGCCGGAGGGACGGACGGCAGAGCCACCACCCCTGGGCCATGGGAGAGGACATGCATGGGCACCTCAACGGCACCG ATGAAAGGCAGGATGAGTATCACCCACTGGGGCCCAAAGGCTCTCTTCATGCTGTTGGAAATGGTACAG GCAAGGGACTTGAAGGTGTCTCCGAGCTCAATGACTACTTCCTGAAGCGCAAAATGGAGGACAGCGATGAACACCCAGCTAGCATCGCAGAGTACCTGCAGCGCGGCGACACCGCCATCATCTACCCAGAAGCCCCGGAGGAAGTGACCCGGCTGGGAACGCCGGAGGCTATCGGTCAAGATGAAAACGAAAATG ACCTGCCCGGCGGCACGGCGGACGACTTCGCCCAGCTCCTGACCTGCCCGTACTGCGACCGGGGCTACAAGCGGCTGACGTCCCTGAAGGAGCACATCAAGTACCGCCACGAGAAGAACGAGGAGAGCGTCCCATGCCCGCTGTGCTCCGACACCTTCACGCACCGCGCACAGCTGGAGCGCCACATGGCCACACACAAGCCCAGCCGAGATCAG CCACAGCTGATGAACGAGGGGGCTGGCAACCGCAAATTCAAATGCACCGAGTGTGGAAAGGCTTTCAAATACAAGCATCACCTCAAGGAACATCTTCGTATTCACAGTG GTGAGAAACCATATGAGTGCTCCAACTGTAAGAAGCGGTTCTCCCACTCTGGGTCATATAGCTCTCACATCAGCAGCAAGAAATGCATTGGCCTGATTGCAATCAATGGAAGAGTACGCAATGGAAACAGTGCCAAGCCTGGCTCCTCACCCAACTCCACCACATCTTCCCCTGGCAGTCCAGCCCTGGCCCAGCTCCGCCACAAACTAGAGAATGGCCGCCCCCTAGGCCCACAAGACCAGCAGGGTCAGCTTGACATCAAAGCAGAGCCAATGGACTTCAATGACTATCGGCTATTGATTGCTTCTCAACATGGCTTTGGGGGCCCAGGGGCGTACATAAATGGAAATGGCCATGGAGGAGGAAGCCCCCTGGGAATCCACAGCTCATCCCAGAGCCCCCTGCAGCACCTGGGGGGTATGGGACTGGACCTCCCCCTGCTTGGCTACCCCGGTTCTCTTGGGAATAACCTGAGTGAGGTTCAGAAGGTCCTCCAGATCGTGGACAACACAGTGTGCAGGCAGAAAATGGATGGGAACCCAGAGGAGATCACCAAGCTCAGGGCCTACATGAAGGAGTTGGGAGCCCAGATGGAGGAGCACAAGCTTGCCCTCTCCGCAAGAGCCGGCTTCCCAGTGGTTGGCCAGAACAGCCCCACCAAGAGTATCATAGACTACACCCTGGAAAAAGTCAATGAAGCCAAGAGCCTTATTGATGACTCCAAAAGGCAGATGGACATCAAAAAGGAAAAGCCAAACCACTCCATGGACTTCGGCGGAGAAGAGAAGTCCCATGACAGCCAGCCCCAGTTCCTGCCATTCTCCTGTCAGTTCTGCAAGGAGGCATTCCCTGGACCCATACCACTGCACCAACATGAGCGCTACCTGTGCAAGATGAATGAGGAGATCAAAGCAGTGCTGCAGCCAGTGGAAAATGGACCCAGCAACCGCAGGGGCTCAATGGCATCCGAGCAGCAGGCTGTCTTGCTCTCAAGCACTCTCTCAGAGAGGGGAGCCACCAGCCCCATCAACCCTTTTAAGGACCACGTATCAGTGCTCAAGGCCTACTTTGCTATGAACACTGAGCCCAACTCAGAGGAACTTTTGAAGATTTCCATCGCTGTGGGCCTCCCTCAAGAATTTGTCAAAGAGTGGTTTGCCCAGTGGAAGAACCAAAACAACCACAATCAGAGGAAAAGGTCCCCTCCACCTGACCGCAGTGGCACCGAGGCCAACCACTACCTGAACAGGTCACCCATGTCCTTGGTACAACAGGCGATGGCACACTCTGCAGATTTACATGGGGGTTCCAACAATGGCGATGCCTTGCACAGACTTTCAAAGGCTAACCAGTTTACAGCTAACAGACATGCAGGGGAAAAACCACTAGACCCCATGGATCACTTGAGGAGCAGCACTCCATCCCCGCTCAATCTCTCCTCAACTTCTTCCAAAAACTCTCAGAGCAGCTCTTACACTCCAAACAGCCTAGCTTCTGAGGACAACCACGGTGACGCTCCCTTGGATCTGTCCCTGCCAAAACACATGACCAACTACAACAAGAGGATCTCCACGGGAGAAAAGCGTCCCAGGCCCAATGGTTACATGATTGAGCGCAACGGCGATGCTCATGTCAAAGAACAAGGGACCGGGCCTATGGATTTGGCCCACATCAAGAAGGAGTTTCTTGGCTCTGACCACAACACTGGAGGGAACGCTGGCCATCAGCTCGAGAAGAGCACCAGTCCCATTTTTGGTATAAATCCATTTACTGGAGGCCACATCTATACGTCCCTGCCACCTCATGGCGCCTTCCCTCCACCATCCTTCATGTCCCAGGCCCAGGCCAGCATCCCAGGCCTCAGGCACTACCCTGGGCTGGACCATATGAGCTTCCTGCCCCACATGGCCTACACTTATGCTACTGGGGCAGCTTCATTTGCAGAAATGCAACAGAGGAGAAAGTACCAACGGAAACCAGGTCTCCAG GGGGAGCTAATGGACAGCACCGCCGACTATCTGTCAGGCCTAGAGGACCTGACAGACGAATCGCTCCTGTCcaggaagaagatgaagaagactGAAAGTG GCAAGCGTCCACACCAGTGCCAGATCTGCAAGAAGGCCTTTAAACACAAGCACCATCTCATTGAGCACTCGCGACTGCACTCgggcgagaagccctaccagTGCGACAAGTGTGGCAAGCGCTTCTCCCACTCGGGCTCCTACTCGCAGCACATGAACCACCGCTACTCCTACTGCAAGCGGGAGGCAGAGGAGCGGGAGGCGGCCGAGAGGGAGGCCCGTGACAAGGGCAGCCTTGAGCCCACTGAGCTGCTGATGAGGAGGGCCTACCTGCAGGGCCTGGGGCCCCTGGGATACTCAGACCCAGAGGACCCACAGGAGGAGGCGGCCGGCACCATCCTAAGGGACGGAACTGAGGGAGGCATGAGAGGCCGGGAGAGGGATGTGGCCGAAGCGTACAAGGaggtgacagacagacgggaggCAAGTTTCAgagggatggaggtgggggaggaggatgaaggagacAGCAGGAGCCTGGGTACGCAGATGGGCTCGACGCGGGATGACGGCGAGGGCAAGGATACGACACATTTGATGGATGAGAGTTCGAGAGAAGGGAAAACAGACGGAAAGTCGGACCAGGAGGAAGCGGACTGA